The following are encoded together in the Pleurocapsa sp. FMAR1 genome:
- a CDS encoding four helix bundle protein, which yields MQQNKPRFISNHEDLEVYKIAFDAAMEIFKLSKNFPKGEKYSLIDQIRRSSRSVCANLAEAWTKGLPACRRRYKGSFLSKLNDAEAEAAETQVWLKFAVKCQYLDLDKGRELYSQYNQILGLIVVMTNSADKWLLKKN from the coding sequence ATGCAGCAAAATAAACCAAGATTCATTAGTAATCATGAAGATTTAGAAGTCTATAAAATTGCTTTCGATGCTGCTATGGAAATATTTAAGCTATCTAAAAATTTCCCCAAAGGGGAGAAATATTCTCTAATCGATCAAATTCGACGTTCTTCTCGTTCAGTATGTGCCAATTTAGCCGAAGCATGGACAAAGGGCTTGCCCGCATGTAGGAGACGCTATAAAGGTTCTTTTTTATCTAAACTCAATGATGCCGAAGCTGAAGCAGCCGAAACTCAAGTCTGGCTGAAGTTTGCGGTTAAATGCCAATACTTGGATTTAGATAAGGGAAGAGAACTTTATAGCCAATATAATCAGATTTTAGGATTAATTGTCGTTATGACGAATAGTGCTGATAAATGGTTATTAAAGAAGAACTAA
- a CDS encoding beta strand repeat-containing protein has product MNQDFIVSTLVDENDGDFSAGDLSLREAIARANDNEGEDTISFDSSLSGGTIAIDESLERDLNINDSVTIDGLGQDSLTLNGGFIFDVAESDIDLEIDGLNLVGGKIDSFGDLSLTDSAISQTIARSGSSDNSSIISRGTLFISDSTIKDNSGGDNIGILIESGIANIERSTIANNEGVLGGSGILILTDDTVNIRNSTIVNNQNRFVGGIANAGGSDRVNILSSTITDNNGGLGSGGIQNSSGTVTVTSTVLANNTGGGFIGDIFGDGEFISGGNNLISNGDDATGFVDGVNGDLVGSNGDDPGNPQTELLIDPQLGELQDNGGSTETLALLDGSPALDAGSDPTNLSTDQRGGGFPRRVGSSPDIGAFEVQENDGGEVPIDLVVSTLVDENDGDFSAGDLSLREAIAQAKLGNTITFDQSLSGGTITLTQGELAIDKSLTINGLGAENIIIDGGGSDNFFDGIRVFNINDNSDAESQVVINDLTITGGGAFVGRTDKPSGAGIYNTENLEINNAIIRDNTADLRGGGIFSEGTLTVKNSAIYNNSAQRRGAPGGGIANAGTATIVQSTIANNNVDARSPGGGICNEGNLTVSNSTVSGNSDGIDNNGEATLVSTIVAGNSNNSDLQGDDIISGGNNLIGGEATSSLDIGQVGGLANIEDSDIVGTADNSIDPQLGELQNNGGATPTQALQKGSPAIDAGSNPNNLETDQRGEGFNRTVGNGTDIGAYEVQDGNGGQTPTDLVVSTLVDENDGDFSAGDLSLREAIALSNKQEGKDTIIFDSGLSGGTIALAESQERDLNISDSVSIDGLGQDNLTLDGGFIFDIANADTNVAIDGLNLTGGKIDSSGNLTLADSTISHTISRPGSSDNSAIISRGTTTISDSTISDNNGGGNVGILVESGTTNIERSTIANNQAVQAQSGIIVRSDATVNVSNSTIANNQGRSNAGIENAGTAEISNTTIANNTGGLGAGGLINFNDANATVTSSIIGNSNLKSTPIGDVSGNGKFTSGGNNLISNGDDATGFVDSDIVGTLDNPINPQLGELQNNGGATETFALLNGSSAIDAGSNPNNLETDQRGEGFNRTVGNGTDIGAYEVQEVVDNSATEGNDTLIGTDGNDLISGLGGDDLILGKDGHDSLNGNDGKDIIFGDGGDDLICGGNGSDLLFGGEGNDTIDGGAGKDIIFGGGGNNTIVDSSGKDIIIDNLKDGMLINGQQIGSFLENYGQDLFSSNNFDVQSSIAEVAYNSDLLVF; this is encoded by the coding sequence ATGAATCAAGATTTTATAGTTTCAACCTTAGTCGATGAAAATGATGGTGATTTTAGCGCGGGTGATCTGTCCTTAAGAGAAGCGATCGCACGAGCTAATGACAATGAAGGTGAAGACACGATCTCTTTCGACTCTAGTTTAAGCGGTGGCACAATTGCGATCGATGAATCTTTAGAACGTGATTTAAATATAAATGATTCGGTTACGATCGATGGCTTGGGTCAAGACAGCTTGACTCTAAACGGTGGCTTTATCTTTGACGTTGCCGAATCAGATATCGATCTAGAAATTGATGGATTGAACTTAGTTGGAGGCAAAATAGACAGCTTTGGCGACTTAAGTTTGACCGATAGCGCTATTAGTCAAACCATTGCTCGTTCGGGTTCTTCGGACAATAGTTCGATTATAAGTAGAGGAACACTATTTATTAGCGATTCTACTATTAAAGATAATAGTGGTGGTGACAACATTGGAATTTTGATTGAATCGGGAATAGCCAACATCGAACGTAGTACGATCGCTAACAATGAGGGCGTATTAGGCGGTTCGGGAATTCTCATACTTACCGACGATACGGTAAACATTAGAAATAGCACGATTGTTAACAATCAAAACAGATTTGTGGGCGGTATTGCTAATGCTGGTGGTAGTGACAGAGTTAATATTCTTAGCAGTACCATAACCGATAATAATGGCGGTTTGGGTAGTGGAGGCATCCAGAATTCTTCAGGTACAGTCACCGTAACCAGCACCGTCCTGGCTAATAATACTGGTGGTGGTTTTATTGGCGATATTTTTGGTGATGGTGAATTCATCAGTGGCGGTAATAACTTAATTAGTAATGGCGATGACGCTACTGGTTTTGTCGATGGAGTCAATGGCGATCTGGTTGGTAGTAACGGTGACGATCCTGGTAACCCACAAACCGAGTTATTAATCGACCCACAACTAGGCGAACTACAAGACAACGGCGGTTCAACTGAAACACTGGCACTACTTGATGGTTCTCCTGCGCTCGATGCAGGCAGCGACCCGACTAATTTAAGCACAGATCAGCGAGGAGGGGGTTTTCCACGCAGAGTAGGCAGTAGTCCTGATATTGGTGCTTTTGAAGTTCAAGAAAACGATGGCGGAGAAGTTCCTATCGATTTAGTTGTTTCAACCTTAGTCGATGAGAACGATGGAGATTTTAGCGCGGGCGATCTATCTTTAAGAGAAGCGATCGCGCAAGCTAAATTAGGTAATACTATTACCTTCGATCAAAGTCTAAGCGGTGGCACAATTACCTTAACCCAGGGTGAATTGGCGATCGATAAAAGCCTAACTATTAATGGTTTGGGTGCAGAGAACATCATTATTGATGGAGGCGGTTCTGACAATTTTTTTGATGGTATTCGCGTCTTTAACATCAATGATAATTCTGATGCTGAGTCACAAGTTGTGATTAACGACTTGACCATCACGGGAGGTGGTGCTTTTGTAGGTAGAACTGATAAACCATCTGGTGCTGGTATATATAATACGGAAAATTTAGAAATTAACAACGCTATTATCCGTGATAATACTGCCGATCTTAGGGGCGGAGGAATCTTCTCTGAAGGTACACTAACCGTTAAGAACTCTGCTATCTATAATAACTCTGCTCAACGTCGTGGTGCTCCTGGTGGAGGAATTGCCAACGCTGGTACGGCAACGATCGTTCAAAGCACGATCGCCAATAATAATGTTGACGCGCGTTCACCTGGCGGTGGAATCTGTAATGAAGGAAATTTGACTGTTAGTAACAGTACTGTTAGTGGTAATAGCGATGGTATTGACAATAATGGTGAAGCTACACTTGTCAGTACTATAGTTGCAGGTAATTCTAATAATAGCGATCTACAAGGAGACGATATTATCAGTGGTGGTAATAACCTGATTGGTGGCGAAGCTACATCATCCCTGGATATTGGTCAGGTGGGAGGTTTAGCTAATATTGAAGATAGCGACATTGTAGGTACAGCAGATAATTCCATCGATCCACAACTCGGAGAATTACAAAACAATGGTGGTGCTACTCCCACTCAAGCACTGCAAAAAGGTTCTCCAGCTATTGATGCAGGTAGTAATCCTAACAACTTAGAAACAGATCAGCGAGGAGAAGGCTTTAACCGTACTGTCGGCAACGGTACTGACATTGGTGCTTATGAAGTGCAAGATGGTAATGGTGGACAAACTCCTACAGATCTAGTTGTCTCAACCTTAGTCGATGAAAACGATGGGGATTTTAGCGCAGGAGATCTATCTTTAAGAGAAGCAATCGCATTATCCAATAAACAAGAAGGCAAAGATACGATTATCTTTGACTCAGGATTAAGCGGTGGCACAATTGCTTTGGCAGAATCTCAAGAGCGCGATCTAAATATCAGTGACTCGGTTTCCATTGACGGTTTGGGTCAAGATAATCTAACTTTAGACGGTGGCTTTATCTTTGATATTGCTAATGCTGATACTAATGTTGCTATTGATGGTTTAAATCTCACTGGCGGTAAAATTGACAGCTCTGGTAATTTAACTCTGGCTGACAGCACTATTAGTCATACAATTAGCCGTCCTGGTTCTTCAGACAATAGCGCGATTATTAGTCGAGGCACAACCACTATCAGCGACTCTACTATAAGTGATAATAATGGCGGTGGTAATGTCGGCATTTTGGTTGAATCAGGAACAACTAACATTGAACGCAGTACAATTGCTAATAATCAAGCCGTTCAAGCTCAATCAGGAATTATTGTTCGTAGTGATGCCACGGTAAATGTTAGCAACAGTACAATTGCCAACAACCAAGGCAGATCTAACGCAGGTATCGAGAATGCTGGTACGGCTGAGATTTCCAACACTACTATAGCCAACAATACTGGTGGTTTAGGAGCAGGGGGTTTGATTAACTTCAATGATGCTAATGCTACGGTAACTAGTAGTATTATCGGCAACAGCAATCTTAAGAGTACTCCTATTGGAGATGTATCTGGCAATGGAAAGTTTACTAGTGGTGGCAATAATTTAATTAGCAACGGTGATGATGCCACAGGTTTTGTTGATAGCGATATTGTAGGTACTCTCGATAACCCTATCAATCCACAATTAGGAGAACTACAAAATAACGGCGGTGCAACTGAGACTTTTGCTTTACTAAATGGTAGTTCTGCAATTGATGCAGGTAGTAATCCTAATAATCTAGAAACCGATCAGCGGGGAGAAGGCTTTAATCGCACTGTCGGCAACGGTACTGATATTGGTGCTTATGAAGTTCAAGAGGTAGTAGACAATTCTGCAACCGAGGGTAACGATACTCTCATAGGTACAGATGGCAACGATCTTATTAGTGGTTTAGGAGGAGACGATTTAATTCTTGGCAAGGATGGTCATGATTCTCTTAATGGTAATGATGGTAAAGATATTATTTTTGGGGACGGGGGAGATGACTTAATTTGTGGTGGTAACGGCAGTGATTTGCTCTTTGGTGGAGAAGGAAACGACACTATCGACGGTGGCGCAGGTAAAGATATTATTTTTGGAGGAGGCGGTAACAACACAATTGTTGATAGCTCAGGAAAAGATATTATTATCGATAATTTGAAGGATGGGATGCTAATCAACGGACAACAAATTGGTTCTTTTTTGGAAAACTATGGTCAAGATCTGTTTTCCTCAAATAACTTTGACGTTCAAAGTAGCATTGCTGAAGTTGCTTATAACAGCGATTTGCTTGTTTTTTAG
- a CDS encoding alpha/beta hydrolase, producing MPNIEAISAMPNGERPIYLLVVLHGWGANYQDFVPFAKVLNLPDFGYMFPNAPFDHFQVPGGKSWYALENKEFTGLAESRKLLREWLLSLEVSTGVPLNRTILAGFSQGGAMTLDVGLTLPFAALCSFSGYLHYQPQPQENKIFPPTMIIHGSQDLVVPVEAAIKAKEELTKIGVLVQYQEFDMAHEVKDEAIALFKQFITNEVLK from the coding sequence ATGCCAAACATCGAAGCTATTTCTGCCATGCCCAATGGCGAAAGACCAATTTATCTACTAGTTGTGCTGCACGGCTGGGGAGCTAATTATCAAGATTTTGTTCCTTTTGCCAAAGTGCTTAATTTGCCTGATTTTGGCTATATGTTTCCCAATGCTCCTTTCGATCATTTTCAAGTGCCTGGAGGGAAATCTTGGTATGCCTTAGAAAATAAAGAATTTACTGGTTTAGCTGAAAGTAGAAAGCTATTGCGTGAATGGCTTCTGTCTCTAGAAGTTTCTACGGGAGTACCTTTAAATAGAACAATTCTGGCGGGCTTTTCTCAAGGAGGAGCAATGACTTTAGATGTGGGCTTAACTCTTCCTTTTGCTGCCTTGTGTAGCTTTAGCGGTTATTTACACTATCAGCCTCAACCTCAAGAAAACAAGATTTTTCCGCCAACGATGATTATTCACGGCAGTCAAGATCTTGTTGTCCCAGTTGAAGCCGCCATAAAAGCTAAGGAGGAGTTAACTAAGATTGGTGTTTTGGTGCAGTATCAAGAGTTTGATATGGCTCACGAAGTTAAAGATGAGGCGATCGCTTTATTTAAACAGTTCATTACTAACGAGGTTTTAAAATAA